Proteins from a single region of Desulfobacter postgatei 2ac9:
- a CDS encoding 5-formyltetrahydrofolate cyclo-ligase translates to MDEAKSGKNSVLSQVAERMNALSPEQIEEKYNIIENKLFEFANFLEAHQVFLYPPGSKEIPTEKIIRKAMEIEKSVILPVFTDVKNTFLLYKISHFDKDLVPNAHDMLEPNPERCKKIALDDVDIAIIPGLAFDDKGGRMGFGNNYYSKLITKLPETCRKVALAYEEQIVDQIQMESRKYTVDIIITDTRVIYKI, encoded by the coding sequence ATGGATGAAGCTAAAAGTGGTAAGAACAGTGTGTTAAGCCAGGTTGCCGAACGTATGAACGCCCTGTCCCCGGAACAGATTGAAGAGAAATATAATATCATTGAAAATAAATTGTTCGAATTTGCAAACTTTTTAGAAGCCCATCAGGTGTTCCTATACCCGCCCGGAAGTAAGGAAATTCCTACGGAAAAGATTATTCGAAAAGCTATGGAAATTGAGAAAAGTGTTATTTTACCGGTATTTACAGATGTTAAAAATACTTTCCTTTTGTATAAGATTAGTCATTTTGATAAAGATTTGGTGCCCAACGCCCATGACATGCTTGAGCCCAATCCCGAGCGGTGCAAGAAAATCGCCCTGGATGATGTGGATATTGCTATTATCCCGGGTCTGGCCTTTGATGACAAGGGCGGACGCATGGGCTTCGGAAACAATTACTATTCAAAGCTGATCACAAAATTGCCTGAAACCTGCCGTAAGGTAGCTTTGGCTTATGAAGAGCAGATTGTTGATCAGATTCAGATGGAGTCAAGAAAATATACGGTGGACATTATCATTACCGATACCCGGGTAATCTATAAGATTTAA
- a CDS encoding tetratricopeptide repeat protein: protein MKTKLFILICICAVMASCTSTVQTQKQNKIAQAIKKEGDVFQAQGNYTAALSKLLEAEKLAPDDPYIQNSLGLAYMGKERDDLAIQVFNKALALKPDYTEALNNLGVAYLREKKWDIAIKTFNKVLEDMTYPTPHYPLANIGWAQLEQNNYPIAQKYFLKALREMPGFIKAIHGLAQLYIRSGQTDRAIAYLDKNIKRSPDTVIFHADLAQAYEACDRTGHAIKAWQVVMQLAPKNSSLYHKAEQRLFELQ, encoded by the coding sequence ATGAAAACAAAGCTGTTTATCCTCATTTGTATCTGTGCTGTCATGGCATCCTGCACCTCAACGGTACAGACCCAAAAACAAAATAAAATCGCCCAGGCCATCAAAAAGGAAGGCGATGTATTCCAGGCCCAGGGGAACTATACGGCGGCATTAAGCAAACTGCTTGAAGCAGAAAAATTGGCACCGGACGACCCATATATTCAAAACAGCCTGGGATTGGCCTACATGGGAAAAGAAAGAGATGATCTGGCGATTCAGGTCTTCAACAAAGCCCTGGCGCTCAAGCCCGATTACACCGAGGCCCTGAACAATCTTGGTGTCGCTTACCTTCGGGAGAAAAAATGGGATATTGCCATAAAGACATTCAACAAAGTCCTTGAAGATATGACCTACCCCACCCCCCATTACCCGTTGGCCAATATCGGATGGGCCCAGTTGGAACAGAATAATTACCCCATAGCCCAGAAATATTTCCTTAAAGCATTAAGGGAAATGCCCGGATTTATCAAGGCCATCCATGGCCTTGCCCAGCTCTACATCCGAAGCGGCCAGACAGACAGGGCCATCGCATACTTGGATAAAAATATAAAAAGATCCCCGGACACTGTCATATTCCATGCGGACCTTGCCCAGGCATATGAAGCCTGCGACCGGACTGGCCATGCCATCAAAGCCTGGCAGGTGGTTATGCAGTTGGCCCCTAAAAATTCCAGTCTTTACCACAAGGCAGAACAGCGTCTGTTCGAACTGCAGTAG
- the thrC gene encoding threonine synthase encodes MNTNLNLFPEDIRPHIIPSPKGGLYYKCLGCGAEYGIEELLYVCPACNEVLLIHDRNKDQLNAISGETWQRIFDYRKMLKIPALKGIYRYHEFIGPSIPLESIIYLGEGHTPLVEANTRLQEKTGLKFYYKNDGQNPSASFKDRGMASALSSIKYLIDQGFVSEVISICASTGDTSASAALYASYLGSKVKSAVLLPHKKVTSAQLAQPLGSGARVFEIPGVFDDCMKVVEHLSSSYPVALLNSKNAWRILGQESYSYEIAQDFDWDMDKKVVMVPIGNAGNISAVMNGFLKFYNAGIINKLPKIIGVQSEHADPVYRYYLEPDEGKRKFIPVQTQPSVAQAAMIGNPVSMPRVIQIAREYDAASGHRNVFVVQVKEQQIMDWQLTANQNGHITCTQGGECLAGMVQAKALDLVDESETVILDATAHAIKFSGFQDLYFKGELAEGYGISSDSRFINLPDFISPDDPELIPSQEKPLGPSQFQKFVKDVSEKIATRLGL; translated from the coding sequence TTGAATACGAATCTTAATCTGTTTCCTGAGGATATCAGACCACACATCATCCCCTCGCCCAAGGGGGGACTATACTATAAATGTCTTGGCTGCGGTGCCGAATACGGCATTGAAGAACTTTTATATGTGTGCCCGGCATGCAACGAGGTATTGCTGATCCATGACCGGAACAAAGACCAGCTCAACGCCATTTCAGGCGAAACCTGGCAGAGAATATTTGATTACCGCAAGATGCTTAAGATCCCGGCCCTTAAAGGGATTTATCGGTACCACGAATTCATAGGCCCCAGCATCCCCCTTGAATCCATCATCTATCTGGGTGAAGGACACACGCCACTGGTGGAGGCCAACACCCGGCTCCAGGAAAAAACCGGGTTAAAGTTCTATTACAAAAACGACGGCCAGAACCCTTCAGCCTCATTTAAAGACAGGGGCATGGCCTCCGCCCTGTCCAGCATAAAATATCTTATTGACCAAGGATTTGTCTCCGAGGTCATCTCGATATGCGCCTCCACCGGCGACACCTCGGCATCGGCAGCCCTTTACGCCTCCTACCTGGGATCTAAAGTAAAATCAGCCGTACTTCTGCCCCATAAAAAGGTCACCTCCGCACAGCTGGCCCAGCCGTTGGGAAGCGGTGCCAGGGTCTTTGAAATTCCGGGGGTTTTTGACGACTGCATGAAAGTTGTGGAGCATCTCTCCTCAAGCTATCCGGTGGCACTGCTCAATTCCAAAAACGCTTGGCGGATACTGGGACAGGAGTCCTACTCCTATGAAATTGCCCAGGATTTTGACTGGGATATGGATAAAAAAGTGGTCATGGTGCCCATTGGCAATGCCGGAAATATTTCAGCGGTTATGAACGGTTTCTTAAAATTTTACAATGCCGGCATCATCAATAAACTTCCCAAAATCATTGGGGTTCAGTCCGAACATGCTGACCCGGTATACAGATACTACCTTGAACCGGATGAGGGCAAACGTAAATTTATCCCTGTCCAGACCCAGCCGAGTGTTGCCCAGGCAGCTATGATCGGCAACCCCGTATCCATGCCAAGGGTGATCCAGATCGCCAGGGAGTATGATGCGGCCAGCGGCCACAGAAATGTTTTTGTGGTCCAGGTAAAAGAACAGCAGATCATGGACTGGCAGCTCACAGCCAACCAGAACGGGCATATCACCTGCACCCAGGGAGGCGAATGTCTTGCAGGGATGGTCCAGGCAAAGGCATTGGATCTCGTGGATGAGAGCGAAACGGTGATTCTGGATGCCACGGCACATGCCATTAAATTTTCCGGATTCCAGGACCTCTATTTTAAGGGCGAACTGGCTGAAGGTTACGGTATTTCATCTGACAGCCGGTTTATCAATTTACCGGATTTTATTTCACCCGATGATCCCGAATTGATTCCGTCCCAGGAAAAACCCCTTGGTCCATCACAATTCCAAAAATTCGTAAAGGATGTGTCAGAAAAAATCGCCACCCGTTTAGGGCTTTGA
- a CDS encoding potassium channel family protein, whose product MVITVFIAVLFFCIGTAGYMAVEGWGVLDAAYMTAITLSTVGFLEVHDLSNGGRLFTIFLIFTGVGYFLYLGSVFISSVVDGEIKSMLGRQRLNSKIKKMKNHYIVCGYGRIGRILCNFVAEETIDIVVVEQSEELKDLLEKDKIHYIIGDAGNEEILEKAGIKQAKALVALLGTDAANVFLVLTARQLNPDIYIMARAISTMVIKKLYVAGANQVECPYDTGGISMGLKLLRPTVSNFLNTALSRESDAIQLEEAFVPETSNYAGKQLKDSGIRQDYNLIIIALKEKSGHMVFAPSFETIIHPWDTLIVMGKTEDLKAFRRALGNV is encoded by the coding sequence ATGGTAATAACCGTGTTTATCGCGGTCCTATTTTTTTGCATCGGCACGGCCGGATACATGGCCGTTGAAGGCTGGGGGGTTCTTGATGCCGCCTATATGACGGCCATCACCCTGAGTACGGTGGGTTTTCTTGAAGTCCACGATCTGTCCAACGGCGGACGATTGTTCACCATTTTTCTGATATTTACAGGCGTAGGGTACTTTCTGTATCTGGGCAGTGTTTTTATCAGTTCGGTTGTGGACGGTGAAATTAAAAGCATGCTGGGGAGGCAACGTTTGAACAGCAAAATAAAAAAAATGAAGAATCATTACATTGTCTGCGGATACGGTCGCATCGGCAGAATTCTGTGCAACTTCGTAGCCGAAGAGACCATAGACATCGTTGTGGTGGAACAAAGTGAAGAACTCAAAGATCTCCTGGAAAAGGATAAAATTCACTATATCATCGGAGATGCCGGGAATGAGGAAATTCTGGAAAAAGCCGGAATCAAACAGGCAAAGGCACTGGTGGCGCTTCTTGGAACGGATGCGGCAAATGTGTTCCTGGTACTCACAGCCAGACAACTCAATCCCGACATCTATATTATGGCCCGGGCAATAAGCACCATGGTGATAAAAAAACTCTATGTGGCGGGCGCCAATCAGGTGGAATGCCCCTATGATACCGGTGGGATTTCCATGGGACTGAAGCTGTTGCGCCCTACGGTTTCCAATTTTCTGAACACGGCACTGTCCCGGGAAAGCGATGCCATCCAGCTTGAAGAAGCCTTTGTACCGGAAACATCAAATTATGCAGGGAAACAGCTTAAGGATTCCGGTATTCGGCAGGACTACAACCTGATCATTATTGCACTCAAAGAGAAGTCAGGCCACATGGTATTTGCCCCCAGTTTTGAAACCATTATCCATCCCTGGGACACACTGATTGTCATGGGAAAAACCGAAGACTTGAAGGCTTTCAGGCGTGCGCTTGGTAATGTTTAA
- a CDS encoding protein-L-isoaspartate(D-aspartate) O-methyltransferase, translating to MTDEPTKFSRWRRDMVEKQIIARGVSDPLVIQAMIEVPRHLFVSEALVDSAYGDFPLPIGEGQTISQPFIIAEMTQSLTLTGQERVLEIGTGSGYQAAVLSRIVYRVYTIERNNTLYLRTRKLFDRLKYHNIVTRYSDGTTGWKAESPFDAIIVTAGGNRIPEPLVNQLIEGGRLVMPVGGLHSQELLRIEKTSTGIKTVNLGGCRFVKLIGEHGWPA from the coding sequence ATGACTGACGAACCTACAAAATTTTCGCGTTGGCGCAGGGATATGGTGGAAAAACAGATTATTGCCAGGGGAGTAAGTGATCCTTTGGTGATCCAGGCCATGATCGAGGTGCCCCGCCATCTTTTTGTCAGTGAGGCCCTGGTTGACAGTGCCTATGGGGATTTCCCACTTCCCATCGGTGAGGGACAGACCATTTCCCAGCCTTTTATTATCGCTGAAATGACCCAGAGTCTGACCTTGACGGGCCAGGAGCGTGTCCTTGAGATCGGTACGGGCTCCGGTTACCAGGCTGCCGTGCTGTCCCGTATTGTTTACAGGGTGTATACCATTGAACGGAACAATACGCTTTATCTACGGACTCGGAAACTGTTTGACCGTCTGAAGTACCATAATATCGTAACCCGCTATTCCGACGGCACCACGGGCTGGAAAGCCGAAAGCCCCTTTGACGCCATCATTGTCACGGCCGGAGGGAATCGGATACCCGAACCTTTAGTGAATCAGCTTATAGAGGGGGGGCGCCTGGTTATGCCCGTGGGGGGACTGCATTCCCAGGAACTTTTACGTATTGAAAAGACCAGCACGGGTATTAAAACGGTCAATTTAGGTGGTTGCCGTTTTGTCAAGCTTATCGGTGAGCACGGGTGGCCTGCTTAA
- the serS gene encoding serine--tRNA ligase gives MLDIKLIKDNLDTVVQGMKKRRANIDFSPFLENEEKRKSLLVDIEELRHLRNTVSDEIAKMKKSGQDAQPSINKMKGVSEQIKEMDKTLNELDAWIKAFLINIPNLPHEDVPMGKDDTENRLEKRWGSPPSFDFEIKDHADIAEDLGILNLGCAAKLAGSRFPLYIGAGARLERALINFMLDIHITEHGYKEVLPPFIVNRETMTGTGQLPKFEEDLFKLEGWDYYLIPTSEVPMTNIPAGEILDESKLPMKFTAFTPCFRSEAGSYGKDTKGLIRQHQFNKVEMVKITSPESSFDELESLLANAEEILQRLELPYQVVTLCTGDLGFSAAKTYDLEVWMPGQDKYREISSCSNCLDFQARRANIRFRRENAKKPEFCHTLNGSGLAVGRTFAAILENYQMEDGTVKVPKALVPYMGGLEIIEYES, from the coding sequence ATGCTTGATATAAAATTGATTAAAGACAACCTGGATACTGTTGTCCAGGGCATGAAAAAACGCCGAGCAAACATTGATTTTTCCCCATTTCTTGAAAATGAGGAAAAAAGAAAATCTCTTTTAGTTGATATTGAAGAGTTACGGCACCTAAGAAATACTGTTTCTGATGAAATTGCCAAAATGAAGAAATCCGGCCAGGACGCCCAGCCAAGCATAAATAAGATGAAAGGCGTTTCTGAGCAAATTAAGGAAATGGACAAAACACTCAATGAACTGGACGCCTGGATCAAGGCGTTCCTTATTAATATTCCCAATCTGCCCCATGAAGATGTGCCCATGGGAAAGGATGACACTGAAAACCGGCTTGAAAAGAGGTGGGGTTCCCCCCCGTCCTTTGATTTTGAGATCAAGGACCATGCGGATATTGCCGAAGACTTAGGCATTCTCAATCTTGGATGTGCAGCAAAACTTGCCGGGTCCAGATTTCCTTTGTACATCGGCGCTGGTGCGCGCCTGGAAAGGGCCTTAATCAATTTTATGCTGGATATTCACATCACGGAGCACGGGTATAAGGAGGTTTTACCGCCGTTTATCGTAAACAGGGAAACCATGACCGGAACGGGCCAGCTGCCTAAATTTGAGGAAGACCTATTTAAGCTTGAGGGCTGGGATTACTACCTGATTCCTACATCAGAAGTGCCCATGACCAACATCCCGGCCGGAGAAATCCTGGATGAATCCAAGCTGCCCATGAAATTTACCGCATTTACCCCCTGTTTCAGGTCCGAAGCAGGCTCCTACGGCAAAGACACCAAAGGACTGATCCGCCAACACCAGTTCAACAAAGTGGAAATGGTAAAAATCACCTCTCCGGAGAGCTCATTTGATGAGCTTGAATCATTGCTGGCCAACGCCGAAGAGATTCTCCAACGCCTGGAACTGCCATACCAGGTGGTCACCTTGTGCACCGGGGACTTGGGATTTTCCGCCGCAAAAACCTATGACCTTGAAGTGTGGATGCCCGGCCAGGATAAATACAGAGAGATATCCTCATGTTCAAACTGCCTTGATTTCCAGGCCAGGCGGGCAAACATCCGGTTCAGACGGGAAAACGCCAAAAAGCCTGAATTCTGCCACACACTGAACGGGTCCGGGCTGGCCGTGGGCAGGACCTTTGCAGCAATTCTTGAAAACTATCAAATGGAAGACGGAACCGTCAAAGTGCCCAAAGCACTGGTACCGTATATGGGAGGGTTAGAAATCATTGAATACGAATCTTAA
- a CDS encoding type IV pilus secretin PilQ: MIINYRSALRRYMTGLIMSVLMLSFTAGCVTQQTGVAASTAKVEESPISHDDSGSLPKTVNKIWVNPKADAFEAWIQASGPLNDYTSIKQSFPFAVSVYLSNVHLARGVDAGYFSDSRVSDITVGFIDKAQTTVKVDILLKADLPYIVEEKPDRLGIIIKGSQSLSEQSAKAGSISDESGQGWKDVVEPSKDVSIPGTTAHLTHIEFDSNNLGESDVQILTDHPVRYETVQTRNDSLGLVLYNTTVPLHHQRPLLSRCLNSAVEQVMPGPNPANPNDTLVDIKIREKVPFQVVQTTKGIHVIFQAPNVSAPEFDQVKVSSDAGKKTHPGLKKYDQGESTTQAKRPSPDQDPLLNPSSVRYTGEKIKLDFYETDIKNVFRILKSVAGVNFAIDRDVQGKVTLTLQDPVPWDQILDLILKMNNLGKKMEGNVIRIATTETLAREETQRQEAIAARQKSEEQEKALEPLVTEYIPVNYSDAKKYIEPHVSKILTPNRGKISVDARTNQLIITDTQAKIDQAFELINRLDKVTPQIMIEAKVVEVNKDFSRSFGINWNLSNASDRTSGFVDDFSVSVNTSGVSGDFSFFGLFGSSVSALNAKLEASEAQGDVRIVSSPRILTLNKKEAMISQGLEYAYLERDDTGGSSVAFKQVNLELKVTPQVTPDNRINMIVHLTKNDVASISPDGVPTLATNEAKTELLVNNNDTVVIGGVIKSIQSQDTDGVPFLANLPGLGYLFGSKAKADDRNELLIFLTPSIIQLEQKRYIMQ; encoded by the coding sequence ATGATTATTAATTATCGGTCTGCACTCAGACGTTATATGACAGGTCTTATCATGTCAGTTCTGATGCTTTCCTTTACGGCAGGGTGCGTAACCCAGCAAACCGGCGTAGCGGCAAGTACAGCTAAGGTTGAGGAGAGTCCGATTTCCCATGACGATTCTGGGTCTTTACCCAAAACCGTTAACAAAATATGGGTCAACCCCAAAGCGGATGCGTTTGAGGCATGGATACAGGCTTCCGGGCCTTTGAATGATTATACCTCCATTAAGCAGTCTTTCCCCTTTGCCGTGAGCGTCTATTTGTCCAATGTCCATCTTGCCCGGGGGGTGGATGCCGGATACTTTTCCGACTCCCGTGTCAGCGATATAACGGTCGGTTTTATTGATAAGGCCCAAACAACAGTCAAGGTGGATATCCTGCTTAAAGCGGACCTGCCGTACATTGTGGAGGAAAAACCGGACCGTTTGGGTATCATTATCAAGGGCAGTCAGTCCCTTTCCGAACAGTCGGCAAAGGCCGGTTCTATTTCAGATGAATCCGGACAGGGATGGAAAGATGTTGTGGAACCGTCCAAAGATGTTTCGATTCCTGGAACAACAGCCCATCTGACCCATATTGAATTTGACAGCAATAATCTTGGCGAATCTGATGTTCAGATTCTAACGGATCATCCGGTTCGATACGAAACCGTTCAGACTCGCAATGATTCCCTCGGACTGGTATTGTATAATACAACGGTTCCCCTCCACCATCAGCGGCCTCTTTTAAGCCGGTGTTTGAATTCTGCCGTGGAACAGGTTATGCCCGGGCCAAATCCTGCAAATCCTAATGATACGCTGGTGGATATCAAGATCAGGGAAAAAGTGCCGTTCCAAGTGGTTCAAACCACTAAGGGCATTCATGTGATCTTTCAAGCCCCCAACGTCTCTGCGCCTGAATTTGATCAAGTCAAAGTCAGTTCGGACGCCGGCAAAAAGACCCATCCCGGATTAAAAAAATATGATCAGGGGGAATCAACGACCCAGGCAAAGAGGCCTTCCCCGGACCAGGATCCTTTGTTGAATCCTTCCTCGGTCCGGTATACCGGTGAAAAAATTAAACTGGACTTTTATGAAACAGATATTAAAAATGTTTTCAGGATATTAAAAAGTGTGGCCGGCGTGAATTTTGCCATTGACAGGGATGTGCAGGGTAAGGTGACACTGACGCTTCAGGATCCGGTACCCTGGGACCAGATTCTTGATCTTATTCTGAAAATGAATAATCTTGGTAAAAAGATGGAGGGCAATGTCATCCGTATTGCCACGACAGAAACCCTTGCCAGGGAGGAAACTCAGCGCCAGGAAGCCATTGCGGCCCGGCAGAAATCCGAAGAACAGGAAAAGGCCCTGGAGCCCCTTGTCACCGAATATATTCCTGTCAATTATTCAGATGCAAAGAAGTATATTGAACCCCATGTATCCAAGATTCTCACCCCGAATCGGGGCAAGATTTCAGTGGATGCCCGTACCAATCAGCTGATTATTACCGATACCCAGGCTAAGATCGATCAAGCCTTTGAGCTGATCAACCGCTTGGATAAGGTGACGCCCCAGATCATGATTGAGGCCAAGGTGGTTGAGGTAAACAAGGATTTTTCAAGAAGCTTCGGAATCAACTGGAACCTGTCCAATGCGTCTGATAGAACATCGGGCTTTGTTGATGATTTCTCTGTGTCTGTTAATACATCAGGTGTTTCAGGTGATTTTTCCTTTTTCGGACTGTTCGGGTCTTCTGTCAGTGCGCTGAATGCAAAGCTTGAAGCCTCTGAAGCACAGGGAGACGTCAGGATCGTATCCTCCCCAAGAATTCTGACCCTGAACAAAAAAGAGGCCATGATCTCGCAGGGCCTGGAATATGCTTATCTTGAGCGAGATGATACCGGCGGATCTTCTGTGGCGTTTAAACAGGTTAATCTGGAGTTGAAAGTAACGCCCCAAGTTACGCCAGACAACAGAATCAACATGATCGTACACTTGACCAAAAATGACGTTGCCAGCATCAGTCCCGATGGTGTACCGACCTTGGCAACAAATGAGGCGAAAACGGAGCTTCTGGTCAATAACAACGATACGGTTGTTATCGGCGGAGTTATCAAAAGTATCCAGAGCCAGGACACAGATGGTGTTCCTTTTCTGGCCAACCTTCCGGGGTTAGGCTATCTTTTTGGTTCAAAAGCCAAGGCTGACGATCGAAATGAGCTGCTTATTTTCCTGACGCCTTCCATTATCCAACTTGAGCAGAAAAGGTATATTATGCAATAG